DNA from Desulfuromonas sp. AOP6:
TTCTGGTTGGGGAGGGACAGGGTCCACCTGAGTTTGGGAGTACAGGGTAAAGCCGACCCAGACGACAAGCATTAGAACCAGAGCAATAATAGTATTTTTGTTTTCCATGTGACGTTCTCCAGAAGACCATCAGGCGGGGTCATAGCCCCCAGGATGAAAAGGGTGACATTTAATTATACGTATGAAAGTTTTAAAGATACCTTTAAATATTCCGTATTTTTGAAGACATTGAATAGCATAAGAACTACAAGAAGGATAAAAACGGCAGGAGGGTGCTTTTAACGGAGATATAAAGGTCTGGTAAAATTGAAGAAGGGTAATTAAAAGTTTCCGGAACATAATTTTATTTATTCTCATTTCCTTTAACAAGGAAACTAAGTTCAGAGGAAACCTGAGCGTAGGTAAGTGAGGCTGCTCCTCTTTTGCATATGATGGAGATATCGACAGAAGCGGGTAATTTATCGAAGTTTAATCTGAAAAATTGGCGGATAAGGCGTTTGATGTGATTACGTAGAACAGCATTGCCTATCTTGCGGCTGGCAGTAATCCCCAATCGTTTTAGCTTTTTGTCGTTACTGGCCTGATAAACAATAAAATATTTAGTGCGAAAGACAATCCCATTTTCACGCACCAACATAAATTCCCACCTGTGTCGCAAACGATTGACAGGTGGGAATCT
Protein-coding regions in this window:
- the yidD gene encoding membrane protein insertion efficiency factor YidD, whose translation is MFRKLLITLLQFYQTFISPLKAPSCRFYPSCSSYAIQCLQKYGIFKGIFKTFIRIIKCHPFHPGGYDPA
- the rnpA gene encoding ribonuclease P protein component yields the protein MSLFRSYRFPPVNRLRHRWEFMLVRENGIVFRTKYFIVYQASNDKKLKRLGITASRKIGNAVLRNHIKRLIRQFFRLNFDKLPASVDISIICKRGAASLTYAQVSSELSFLVKGNENK